In Centropristis striata isolate RG_2023a ecotype Rhode Island chromosome 8, C.striata_1.0, whole genome shotgun sequence, the genomic window CAGCATCAGGGTGGTGGCGGGCGTCATCGGCGTGGGAATCTTCCTGTTCCTCGTCGCCCTCGTGGGGCTGTGCGGCGCCTTGAAGCACCACCAGGTCCTGCTCTTCTTCGTATCCTTTGGTCTGTTTGTAGAGGCGGCGGGAGTCGCCTCGCGCCTTCTCATGCCTAGTGAATGAAAAgcaggcctgtcacgataattactatatctacttatcgttcgatatataaaaatgggcatgatagtttttttctggaatcaatatattgtcgtttatacgtgtgactttttgtgtttttttttttgtgttgtgtttaaagtaaagctgtaaatgtttgacaggcagcacgaattgctgaaaaaaagctatgtttcccaagcagccattccagctgtttatatgttattttaataataaaataatataatacataatgattatctcagtgcagtgttttgttaacagagcctgaaagtctattttatttgttttggttgtagtttatttatttgttttatttatctaggatattttcatatttcttttccacatttctattccaatgttttaatattattcTCCTTCTCCTATTTTCTGGgtaaatatatcgtcctaaaaaatctGTTGACAGGTGACAGGCTTAATGAAAAGTAAATTAGGCCAAAGCTCTTGGAGGATTTAATTTCCTCTGCTGAGCTCGAGTTTtacaggttgttgttgttgtgaagcAGAATGgtttcatgattttttaaaatccgaTGTTAACTTCCTTAACTTGCTCTAGTACATAATCATCCTGTTCATAGTGTTTGTCGTGCAGTTTTCTGTGTCCTGTGCTTGTCTGGCCCTCAACAAAGAGCAACAGGTATGTTTATTTTGGCTCCATACCATTTCCACTGGTGAGGTGTAACTAAGCTACTTAGATaggtattttcattttatacttGCAGCtaatattttactatttactccactacatttgtctGATAGTTTCAGTCACTTTACAGATTGGATTTTCCTATCAAACACAACTGCGTTTtcccattaaaacattttttttaaattaatcagaGAAAATCAACCTGcgtcttttctttttacatgaTTTGTATATGTCATAACtgttttattctgcacaaaagacattttgacagTTCTCGCCATGATTGCGCTGATTCTAAAGAGCTTGCAGGActattagattttatttattttagtaagACATCTGAATACTTCTATCACAAATTCTGTTGGCCTGTATACTAAAGTTAACgtcatgaaaaaacaaaatcaggATCATTCATGTTCACCCTTCCGCCTGTTTGcatgctttttaaataaatttaaataaagacaacaaggctgtgtgttttctgtttgcaGAACCATCTGCTAGAGGTCGGATGGAACAAATCTGAGGTCACTCAAATGGACATTGAGAAAACGCTGAACTGTTGTGGCTTCAATTCTGTTCACATCAACGGCACCTGTGCTGCTGTGAGTAAATCACCTGGAAGCTACTTTTTCCTCGTGGCAGTAGCTTGACTTTAATTTGCATGACCGTATTGAATTTTCTCCCTTACTTCCTGCAGGCATGCTTTCACAAAACCCCTTCGCAGACTTGTGACACCTGCTCGAACATTATCCAGCAGTATGCCGGCGACGTGCTGCAGTTCGTGGGCGGCATCGGACTCTTCTTCAGCTTTACAGAGGTCAGTAAAATGTCACAGCAACGCAGAACGAATGTGAAGCCAATGTAGACATCTAGGTAGAGTGGGCTGAGTTGATTATAAATTCAAAAAACTTGAAACTTTACACTGGCTTATCTTTGCTTTCAGATCTTCGGAGTCTGGCTCGCCTACAGATACAGAAATATCAAAGATCCTCGATCGAATCCCGGAGCCTTTCTATAACCACTCACactttaataaacaaaaaaaagtgcactGCTGAATGATAGTTTTCCCCTCTTATCTTTGTAACTTTCGCTTATATAATTTAATGATGTTAAGATGCAACAGCATTGTATAGATAGATGCTAACAAAGGCTAACATTAGCCACTGGTCCTACCAGAACGAATAACGCTGCAACTACAAATCTGAGTGTATTGAACTGAGCAAAGCTGGGTTTTATTGcaaataatttcaacttttttgcttgttttatttCGTCTTCCAAAAATTATAGTCTCACTTAAATATGAGCTGCTCAATTTACTTTCCTTGAAATCATGCAAGTTTAGTAGCTGTGAATATTAATTGCCTTTTTAAAGTTTACCACTTACAGAAATAAacttcttgctgagagttaaaGCAGTTTGAACCCACCGACGTGTCTGTAAGGTAAATACGAAGCCACAgccaattagcttagcttagcttagcataaagactgaaagcaGGGGGAAATGCTAG contains:
- the tspan13a gene encoding tetraspanin-13a, giving the protein MVCGGFICTKNALCALNILYVLVSLLLVGVAAWGKWFDLVSSIRVVAGVIGVGIFLFLVALVGLCGALKHHQVLLFFYIIILFIVFVVQFSVSCACLALNKEQQNHLLEVGWNKSEVTQMDIEKTLNCCGFNSVHINGTCAAACFHKTPSQTCDTCSNIIQQYAGDVLQFVGGIGLFFSFTEIFGVWLAYRYRNIKDPRSNPGAFL